One window of the Benincasa hispida cultivar B227 chromosome 3, ASM972705v1, whole genome shotgun sequence genome contains the following:
- the LOC120072548 gene encoding uncharacterized protein LOC120072548 has protein sequence MKSEAVTLILVNLAAIMERADESLLPGVYKEVGAALHTDPTGLGSLTLFRSVVQSSCYPLAAYLAVHHNRAHVIALGAFLWATATFLVALSSTFFQVAISRGLNGIGLAIVIPAIQSLIADSTDDSNRGLAFGWLQLTGNLGSIIGGLCSVLMASTSFMGIPGWRIAFHLVGLISVIVGLLLWFFANDPHFSEINGRFKDQQRKPFWSEMKDLVKESKSVIGIPSFQIIVSQGVAGSFPWSALSFAPMWLELVGFSHKKTGFLWTLFIIASSLGGLFGGRIGDILSKPFPNSGRIVLSQISSGSAVPLAAILLLVLPDNPSTTFLHGLILFIMGFCMSWNSPATNNPIFAEIVPEKSRTSIYALDRSFESILSSFAPPVVGVLAQHVYGYKPAARGSSDSAQIETDRENAKSLARALYAAIGFPMSLCCFIYSFLYCSYPRDRERARMHALIESEMLQLESNTSPLYERDSKFQISVAKDVDGNDQTEIDLIYEIEDSLDFNDNDEKHLLNHQLLVSDSQ, from the exons ATGAAATCAGAGGCAGTGACATTGATATTAGTGAATCTGGCTGCTATTATGGAAAGGGCCGATGAATCCTTGTTGCCTGGCGTCTACAAGGAAGTTGGGGCAGCTCTCCACACCGATCCCACCGGCTTGGGTTCCCTAACCCTCTTTAGATCTGTAGTTCAGTCTTCTTGTTACCCTTTAGCTGCTTACTTAGCTGTGCATCACAATCGAGCCCATGTCATCGCTCTAGGTGCTTTTCTCTGGGCCACCGCAACTTTCCTCGTCGCTCTTTCCTCCACATTCTTCCAG GTGGCAATTTCTAGAGGTTTAAATGGTATAGGGCTTGCCATTGTGATACCTGCCATCCAGTCCCTAATTGCTGATTCGACTGATGATAGCAATCGTGGCTTGGCTTTTGGATGGCTACAACTAACAGGAAACCTTGGTTCCATTATTGGTGGGCTTTGTTCTGTATTAATGGCCTCAACATCTTTCATGGGAATCCCAGGATGGAGAATTGCCTTCCATCTCGTTGGATTGATTAGTGTCATTGTTGGTTTGCTACTATGGTTTTTTGCCAACGATCCACACTTTTCTGAGATTAATGGAAGATTTAAGGATCAACAACGCAAGCCATTCTGGTCAGAGATGAAGGATTTAGTTAAAGAATCGAAGTCAGTTATAGGGATCCCATCTTTCCAGATAATTGTATCTCAGGGGGTTGCAGGATCATTTCCATGGTCGGCTTTGTCATTTGCTCCTATGTGGCTTGAACTTGTAGGCTTTTCACACAAGAAAACAGGATTTCTATGGACTCTCTTTATAATTGCTAGTTCATTGGGTGGTCTTTTTGGAGGACGAATAGGGGATATTTTATCAAAACCCTTTCCTAATTCAGGAAGAATAGTTCTATCTCAGATAAGCTCAGGTTCTGCTGTTCCTCTTGCTGCAATTTTGCTGCTGGTTTTGCCGGATAATCCATCCACAACATTCTTGCATGGACTGATTTTGTTCATAATGGGTTTCTGCATGTCATGGAATTCACCAGCAACTAACAA TCCAATATTTGCAGAGATAGTCCCAGAGAAGTCTCGTACAAGCATCTATGCATTGGATCGATCATTTGAGTCGATTCTATCATCGTTTGCTCCTCCTGTTGTTGGAGTTCTGGCCCAGCATGTTTATGGATATAAACCAGCTGCAAGAGGATCCTCAGACTCTGCACAGATTGAAACCGATAGAGAAAATGCAAAATCACTAGCCAGGGCACTCTATGCAGCCATTGGTTTTCCAATGTCACTGTGTTGCTTCATCTACTCTTTTCTCTATTGCTCATATCCAAGAGACCGAGAGCGCGCAAGAATGCATGCCCTGATAGAGTCGGAGATGCTGCAGCTGGAGTCTAACACTTCACCTCTTTATGAACGAGACAGTAAGTTTCAAATTTCAGTGGCAAAAGATGTTGATGGTAATGA